The following DNA comes from Pongo pygmaeus isolate AG05252 chromosome 9, NHGRI_mPonPyg2-v2.0_pri, whole genome shotgun sequence.
tcctgagtagctgggactacaggcacatgccaccatgcccagttaacttttttatatatattgtagagatagggttgccctatattgcccatgctggtctcagactcttgggctcaatcgatcctcccacctcagcctcccgaagattacaggtacaagccaccatgcctggctgtgatCTTGTATAAGTTAAAATTATTCAGGCTCAGGATCGCCTGGCAATACCAAACAAGGAAGTCTGCAATGAACTAGGATACCTTAAGAGCAAATGGGGCCTAGGAAAAAGAACCTTGAGCTTGGGGGCAGATCAGCTGAGTTCTAACTCGGGCCTTGGCAatgacttgctgtgtgaccagGGACAAGTCAGTACCCTCTCAAGACCTTCCACGATCTTTGGAGCTACAGCATACTGTAATTTGCTTTCCTGAGCCTTGTCCCTCCCAAAACAATACTGTCCCACAGCATTTCCTTCCCCATGTCCGGGATCCCTTCAGCAGAAGATATTAGAATAAGGAATCTATTTTCCTGTGGGGCCAGTGGTTTGGCAAATAGTGCAAAAACATTCCAGGCAGCCAgattatggaatgaggaatactcAGGGAAGCACATCCTGGGTAGCAGAACTGCTGGATGCTCCCTCAACTACACCAGGCCTACCGCCACTAGAACCCCAACGGGGCTGCCCTAACATCCAACAGCTTTATAAAGTCATCATTACCCATCTAACATCCTGACAGAGGGAAACCATTAATAAAGGcccagctcagtggctcacgcctgtaatcccactactttgggaggccaaggcgggtggatcacctgaagtcaggagttcgagactagcttggccaacatgacgaaaccctgtctctactaaaatacaaaaaaaattagccaggtgtagtgacgtgcacctgtaatcccagctactcaggaggctgagacaggagaagcacctgaacccaggaggcagaggttgcagtgagccgagatcgcaccactgcactccagcctgggcaagagcaagactccgtctcaaaataataataataataataataataataataatggccttATAATTATgtgtttaaaaacacaaagtgaaagaaaattccaaaaggcattccctatctctaaaataaaccaAATTGGTGGCATTAAACACCTCCAGTAACAGTGCTCCTGAACCATCTCCAATTATTTGGGAAACACCACTGAGGCCAATTCTGCCCCCTATTCTAGGTTCTGCAGACTGAGGTCTTCTTAAGTTTTTTAAAGCAGCCTTACAGGCTTGAAATGTAATCTCCTTTGTACTTGTATTCTcccattttatcctcacaattCAGACATATAagttggaaaatgaaaaaaaaaatttttaaaaatcctcacaATTAATTTGTAGATTGagaattattattgtcatttggaagatgaggaaaaagacTCAGAAAGGGAGAGACTTGTCTAAGGTGACCAAGCAAGTCGGTGGCAGTTAGGATAAGAATAATCTCCTGGTGTCCAGACCAGGGCTCTTTCCATGAGACTCCATTCTATCATAATCGCCTGTATATCTTCCAACAGAATCTTATCTCTCATGCAATCAACACACTGTAGCAAATTAGCCCAAATATACCCAGTTTGTGCTTATAAACTCATTAAGTTCAATTCTTACAAGGCCTGATTCatccatgtatttttttcaaactttaaaaaccAAACGCTTAAGGGTAGGTGTGATCTCCAGCAGCATATTTTCCTTCCCACCCTGGTCCTGACTCCTTACCTGTCCAAGCGGTGTGGGAGAGGTAAACCTGAGTGATGAGCCGGTGCCGCCCTGGGCCAGGATTCCGGAAGTCTGCAGGCTTGGGGTGAATCATCTGAGCCTGGCCATCTGGATATAAGACCTAAAGGGtgacagaaatgagaaaaagaggcAGAAGCGAGAGGAGCGTTTAACAAAATGGATAATGATGATGACATCTGTTGTGAACCTCAAAACACAAGAAGAAAGATGACAGCAACTTTACTAAGCCTGCGCCTTTGGGGGGAGGTCAACACTGTAGACATCTCTATTCCCCTAATCCAGCATGAAGCAGTGTTCAGTAAACATTTCCTGAATTCATGGTGAATGAGTAATATGAACAGAGTGTCTCTATTAAGCGCAAAGACAGGTAAGAATATTAATTCTGATTATGAAAAGTGTTCTCAGGCACCTTCACCAGAAGAGCACTCCCTCCCTGGCTCTGAATCATACCATGACCCAGCATCCATCACCAACCACCAGTATTTGGAGTTATTTTGTAATTGCATTTTTTCCACTACATTTCAAGCAGCTAGGAAGtcatttatctctctctctacGGAGAGACTGCTCAATGAAGAGTCCACTCAAATCACTGGCCAGTTCTTTAAGTCTCACGAACTGCAACAGAGTTCTTTCCGCAGCATCCTGGGGGACCTCCCAGCTCCCTGTGTAGACAGCCTACTATACTGCAGCGTACAAAGGAACTAGAGGAACAAATGAAGCTTATCCTAGGACCAGGACCTGCTCTatgtaaatatacttaagaagGCAGAGTAGGGAACCACACAGGTCTTCCAATGTTGAAACTGTGGTCAATGTTGAAACTGTGGAAGGCATGTCTCACCCACTTGCCCTATAATCCTTCATCTCTCCTCAGGTCATGGGGCCTCCCCCTGATTctacacttctttcttttttttttttttaagacagggtcttactctgccacccaggctggagtgcaatggcatgatcataactcactgaagcctcaaactcctgggcgcaagtgatcttcctgcctcagcctcctgaggagtgGGGAtttcaggcacgtgccaccacgccaggtaattttctttttaaacttttttgtagagacaagatcttgttatgttgcccaggctggtctccaactcttgacctcaagtgatcctcctgcctcagactcccatagtgttggaattactggtgtgagcaactgtgcccagcctacccttatttcttttgctttttcttttttcttttcttgagatagtctcactctgtcacacaagctgaagtgcagtggcgcgatctcagctcaccgcaacctccgcctcccgggttcaagtgattctcctgcctcagcctcccaagtagctgggattacaggcgcccaccatcatgcccggctaattttgtatctttagtagagatggggtttcaccatgttggccaggttggtctcgaactcctgacctcaggtgatcttcctacttcagcctcccaaagtgttgggattacaggcgtgagccaccacacccggcctacccTTATTTCTTAAAGCTGCTACTCCCCACTCTAGTTCTAGGCTCCAAGCTCCCAAACCTACTATAGAAGAAAGATGCAGgtgtctcagtttcctgatcCTTATTATCTTTAAAGACAAGTGCTtaggcttcattttttttttttttttcttaagaaaatgaaggggagggccgggcacagtggctcatgcctgtaatcccagcactttgggaggctgagccaggtggattacttgaggtcaggagttaagaccagtctggtcaacatgatgaaaccccttctctactaaaaatacaaaaattagctgggtgtggtggcatgtgcctgtagtcccagctacttgggaggctgaagcaggagaatcacttgaacctgggaggcagaggttgcagtgagctgagatcgctgccactgcactccagcctgggtgacagagtgagattctgtctcaaaaaaagaaagaaagaaaaagaagggcagGGGGGGCTGAAACAGCAATGATCAtgggaaaaacaaatgaaaggggGCCATAATTTCTGTGTtcagcaggtgcagtggctcatgcctataatcccagcactttggggggctgaggcgggaggattgcctgaagacaggagtttaagaccagactgggcaaaaaAGTAAGACCCCCCAAtctccacacaaaaaaaattaaaattagccaggtgtggtggtgtgtatctctagttccagctactcaggaggctgaggcaggaggatcccttggtcacagaagtctgaggtcacagtgagctgaccatgccactgcactccagcccaggcaacagacagagaccttgtctcaaaagaaaaaaaaaaatttccagcatTCTCAGCAAAACTGTCCTTGGTGAAAGGCCTTGACTCCTCTGTGAAATGGTTGCTGGAAGCCTTCTTTCATTTGTCTACTCCAAAAGTGGAGCTTAGAAACCTGTGGCCCAAGTAGGTCAGAGGAAGGAAATGGCCAGTATGAATGATCATCAGGTAGAATACAGTAACCTAGATTAGGCTTACAAAAGAGTTAATGATCGTGAAGGCCCGCGGCGGGTGTTGACGCGATGTGATTTCTGCCCAGTGCTCTGAATGTCAAAGTGCAGAAATTCAATGAAGCGCGGGTAAACGGCGGGAGTAACTATGACTCTCTTGAGGTAGCCAAATGCCTCGTCATCTAATTAGTGACGCGCATGAATGGTCATGTGAGTAGGTAGGGACGAGATTCCCACTGTCCCTACCTACTATCCAGCAAAACCACAGCCAAGGAAATGGGCTTGGCGGAATCAGCAGGGAAAGAAGACCCTGTTGAGCTTGACTCTAGTCTGACACGGTGAAGAGACATGAGAGGTGTAGAATAAGTGGGAGGCCCCCGgcgagggggcggggaggggcggggtccGCCGGCCTtgctaagaaactcactcaaaaccgctcaactacatggaaactgaacaacctgctcctgaatgactactggctacataacgaaatgaaggcagaaataaagatgttctttgaaaccaacgagaacaaagacacaacataccagaatctctgggacacattcaaagcagtgtgtggagggaaatttatagcactaaatgcccacaagagaaagcaggaaacatccaaaattgacaccctaacatcacaattaaaagaactagaaaagcaagagcaaacacattcaaaagctagcagaaggcaagaaataactaaaatcagagcagaactgaaggaaatagacacacaaaaaacccttcaaaaaattaatgaatccaggagctggttttttgaaaagatcaacaaaattgatagactgctagcaagactaataaagaagaaaagagagaagaatcaaatagacgcaataaaaaatgatgaaggggatatcaccaccgatcccacagaaatacaaactacctcagagaatactacaaacacctctacacaaataaactagaaaatctagaagaaatggataaattccttgacacatacaccctcccaagactaaaccaggaagaagttgactctctgaatagaccaataacaggctctgaaattgaggcaataatcaacagcttaccaaccaaaaaaagtccaggaccagatggattcacagccgaattctaccagaggtacaaggaggagctggtaccattccttctgaaactattccaatcaatagaaaaagagggaatcctccctaactcattttatgaggccagcatcatcctgataccaaagccgggcagacacacaaccaaaaaagagaattttagaccaatatccttgatgaacattgatgcaaaaatcctcaataaaatactggcaaaccgaatccagcagcacatcaaaaagcttatccaccatgatcaagtgggcttcatccctgggatgcaaggctggttcaacatacgaaaatcaataaatgtaatccagcatataaacagaaccaaagacaaaaaccacatgattatctcaatagatgcagaaaaggcatttgacaaaattcaacaaccttcatgctaaaaactctcaataaattaggtattgatgggacatatctcaaaataataagagctatctatgacaaacccatagccgatatcatactgaatgggcaaaaactggaagcattccctttgaaaacgggcacaagacagggatgccctctctcaccactcctattcaacatagtgttggaagtgctggccagggcaattaggcaggagaaggaaataaagggcattcaattaggaaaaaaggaagtcaaattgtccctgtttgcaggtgacatgattgtatatctagaaaaccccactgtctcagcccaaaatctccttaagctgataagcaacttcagtaaagtctcaggatacaaaatctatgtgcaaaaatcacaagcattcttatacacaaataacagacaaacagagagccaaatcatgagtgaactcccactcacaattgcttcaaagagaataaaatacctaggaatccaacttacaagggatgtgaaggacctcttcaaggagaactacaaaccactgctcaatgaaataaaagaggatacgaacaagtggaagaacattctatgctcatgggtaggaagaatcaatatcgtgaaaatggccatactgcccaaggtaatttatagattcaatgccatccccatcaagctaccaatgactttcttcacagaattggaaaaaactactttcaagttcatatggaaccaaaaaagagcctgcatcgccaagtcaatcctaagccaaaagaacaaagctggaggcatcatgctacctgacttcaaactatactacaaggctatagtaaccaaaacagcatggtactggtaccaaaacagagatatagatcaatggaacagaacagagccctcagaaataatgccacatatctacaaccatctgatctttgacaaacctgacaaaaacaagcaacggagaaaggattccctatttaataaatggtgctggaaaaactggctagtcatatgtagaaagctgaaactggatcccttcctttcaccttatacaaaaatcaattcaagatggattaaagacttaaatgttagacctaaaaccataaaaaccctagaagacaacctaggcaataccattcaggacataggcatgggcaaggacttcatctctaaaataccaaaagcaatggcaacaaaagccaaaattgacaaatgggatctaattaaactaaagagcttctgcacagcaaaagaaactaccatcagagtgaacaggcaacctacaaaatgggagaaaattttcacaacctacgcatctgacaaagggctaatatccagaatctacaatgaactccaacaaatttacaagaaaaaaaccaccccatcaaaaagtgggcaaaggatatgaacagacacttctcaaaagaagaaatttatgcagccaaaagacacatgaaaaaatgctcatcatcactggccatcagagaaatgcaaatcaaaaccacaatgagataccatctcacaccagttagaatggcagtcattaaaaagtcaggaaacaataggtgctggagaggatgtggagaaataggaacacttttacactgttggtgggactgtaaactagttcaaccattgtggaagtcagtgtggcgattcctcagggatctagaactagaaataccatttgacccagccatcccattactgggtatatacccaaaggattataaatcatgctgctataaaaacacatgcacacgtatgtttattgcggcactattcacaatagcaaagacttggaagcaagccaaatgtccaacaatgatagactggattaagaaaatgtggcacatatacaccatggaatactatgcagccataaaaaatgatgaaactggaaaccatcattctcagcaaactatcgcaaggacaaaaaaccaaacaccgcatgttctcactcataggtgggaaatgaacaatgagaacacatggacacaggaaggggaacatcacaccccgggtactgttgtggggtggggggaggggggagggatagcatttggagatatatctaatgctaaatgacgagttaatgggtgcagcacaccaacatggcacatgtatacatatgtaacaaacctgcacattgtgcacatgtaccctaaaacttaaagtataataataataaaataaaataaaaaaatagttaatGAATGGAGTTCTGCAGGGTCTGCTTTAAAGAACAGATCCTACAGTATTTTAATGGGGAATGTAATCTCAGTGTCATCTCTGAGGCATGTTTACTGCTATATCTCTATCAAGCACCTGAAGTAGTGCCTGGAACAGAGGAATGACTCAGGGTGTGGTGACTGGACTGGATGGCACTTTCAAACCACTGGACCTGTCCCACGATGGGGCAGTGAGTTTCCCGTCCCTCTACCTATAAGGTATCTAAAAGGTTTAGCCTTGCATGTGGTAGATGTGCTTTGAAGGGGGTTTTTTAGGAGACAGTCTAGAGATGACCCCTAAGTAACCTGCCTACAATCTCCTTTATGCTCAGTTGATCAGTGAAGTTTTTTTCAGGGACAATGTAAAACAGTAGTTCTGCTGGTATCACTGACTATGTATTAGAATCACCTATGAACTCTTAAACACTAGTGTCCATGGGCCCTATTCTCagga
Coding sequences within:
- the AAMDC gene encoding mth938 domain-containing protein isoform X1; protein product: MLKTLNKLGIDGTYLKIIRAIYDKPIADIILNGQKLEAFPLKTGTRQGCPLSPLLFNIVLEVLARAIRQEKEIKGIQLGKKEVKLSLFAGDMIVYLENPTVSAQNLLKLISNFSKVSGYKIYVQKSQAFLYTNNRQTESQIMSELPLTIASKRIKYLGIQLTRDVKDLFKENYKPLLNEIKEDTNKWKNILCSWVGRINIVKMAILPKVIYRFNAIPIKLPMTFFTELEKTTFKFIWNQKRACIAKSILSQKNKAGGIMLPDFKLYYKAIVTKTAWYWYQNRDIDQWNRTEPSEIMPHIYNHLIFDKPDKNKQRRKDSLFNKWCWKNWLVICRKLKLDPFLSPYTKINSRWIKDLNVRPKTIKTLEDNLGNTIQDIGMGKDFISKIPKAMATKAKIDKWDLIKLKSFCTAKETTIRVNRQPTKWEKIFTTYASDKGLISRIYNELQQIYKKKTTPSKSGQRI